Proteins encoded in a region of the Neoarius graeffei isolate fNeoGra1 chromosome 3, fNeoGra1.pri, whole genome shotgun sequence genome:
- the LOC132883510 gene encoding signaling lymphocytic activation molecule-like, whose product MFPPSLFLFISGLLCAAGDETVTLQEVEGTTITLHTGITGIQSDAQILWYYGPEKAEDAILFSQVFKGETVTEISERFKERLQLDRISGALTIRNISRNLSGVYLLHVLTLRLSTRTFSVSVYAPVSAPVIRNQRGKRSVSSTEPCFLLCSVENGEDVKLSWYRENERISITNNTDLSVPLNLTLQIQHPENNRNSYICVSANPAINKTTSLNIAQLCNYNSGQTDRSYPLLPALISAGLFVLIISVSVWIFLKCKRQTMSEKPEELTYADVKIPLHSEERVKEEENSRITPVEAEPDSVVYSHVKRSI is encoded by the exons GTTTACTGTGTGCAGCTGGAGACGAGACGGTCACACTGCAGGAAGTGGAAGGAACCACTATAACTCTCCATACTGGGATAACTGGAATTCAGAGTGATGCTCAGATCCTGTGGTATTATGGACCTGAGAAAGCAGAGGATGCAATACTGTTCAGTCAAGTGTTTAAAGGAGAAACTGTGACAGAAATCAGTGAGAGATTTAAAGAGCGACTGCAGCTGGACAGAATCAGTGGAGCTTTAACCATCAGGAACATCAGCAGAAACCTTTCTGGAGTTTATTTATTACACGTTCTTACTCTACGTCTCTCAACTAGGACTTTCAGTGTCAGTGTTTATG CTCCAGTATCAGCTCCAGTAATCAGAAATCAAAGAGGAAAGCGAAGCGTGTCTTCTACAGAGCCGTGTTTCCTCCTGTGCTCTGTGGAGAATGGAGAAGATGTGAAGTTATCCTGgtacagagagaatgagagaatctCCATCACCAATAACACAGATCTCAGTGTTCCCCTCAATCTCACACTTCAGATACAACACCCAGAGAATAACAGGAACTCTTATATCTGTGTGTCTGCAAACCCTGCCATCAATAAAACAACTTCTCTCAACATCGCACAGCTCTGTAATTATAACTCGG GACAAACTGATCGTTCCTATCCGCTGCTTCCTGCCCTGATATCTGCTGGACTTTTTGTGTTAATCATATCTGTATCTGTGTGGATTTTTCTGAAATGCAAAAGGCAAACAA TGTCTGAAAAACCTGAGGAACTGACTTACGCTGATGTGAAAATTCCACTTCACAGTGAAGAGAGGGTTAAAGAG GAAGAAAACTCGAGAATAACGCCTGTTGAAGCAGAGCCTGACTCAGTGGTGTATTCACATGTGAAGCGATCCATATAA